In Streptosporangiales bacterium, the sequence CGGTTGGCCAACGTGGCACTCGCCGCCGTCGTGTCCCGGGAGGCGGGCGTACGCCTGCACGACCTCGGTCCGATGCGGGCGTTCCGGCGCGAGGCGCTGCTGGCGCTCGAGCTCGCCGACCGCAGGTTCGGCTACCCGCTCGAGCTGGTCGTCCGCGCGGCGCGGGCGGGCTGGCGCATCGAGGAGGTGCCGGTCTCGTACCTGCGGCGGGCCGGCAGGTCGAAGGTGACCGGGACCGTCCGCGGGACGCTCCGCACCGTCCGTGACATGAGCCGGGTGCTCGCCTCGTGACACCGCTCGGAGTGCAGATCGTCGTGCTCGCCAAGCGCCCCGCACCCGGCCGGGTCAAGACCCGGCTGACCCCGCCGTTCACGCCGGACCAGGCCGCGGCGCTCGCGGCGGCGTCGCTGACCGACACCCTCGACGCGGTCGGTGCGGCTCCGGTCGCGGCGCGCGCGCTCGCCTTCGACGAGGACCCCGACGGGTGGCTGCGCCCCGGGTACGACCTCGTCGAGCAGGTCGCCGGCGGGCTCGGCGACCGGTTGGCCGGGGCCGTCCGCGACGCGTACGCGCTGTGCGGGCTGCCCCTGCTCCTCGTCGGCATGGACACCCCGCAGCTCACCCCGCGGCTGCTCGCCGCGGCCGCGCGGCGGCTGCTCGTCACCGGGGTCGACGCCGTGCTGGGCCCGGCGACCGACGGCGGCTACTGGGCGATCGGGTTTCGCACACCGCGCGACCACGCGTTCGCCGGGGTGCCGATGTCGACGCCGGCGACGTACCGCGCCCAACGGCGCCGGCTGTGGACGCTCGGACTGCGGGTCGACGAGCTGCACCCCCTCACCGACGTCGACGACGTGGCGACCGCGCGAGGGGTCGCCGCGTCGTCGCCGCACACGCGGTTCGCCCGCCTGCTCGCCGACCTCGATCCTGCTGAGGAGGGAGCGGCATGATCGGCGGCCTGTACGAGGAGACGCTGCACGGCCGGCGGGACGTGCACGTCGAGTACGCCTGTGGCGAGGCGCGGCCGTTCACCGTGGACGAGTGGCTGGCGCTCCGACCCGGTGACGAGTCGCTGCTCGCCCGGTGCGTGGGGCCGACGCTCGACGTCGGATGCGGGCCCGGCCGGTTCGTCACCGAGCTCGCCGCGCGCGGTCAGGTGGCGCTCGGCATCGACGTGACACCGGCGGCCGTGGGGCTCACCGCCCGCGCCGGCGGGTCGGTCCTGCTCCGCGACGTCTTCGACCCCGTCCCCGGCACGGGCCGGTGGCAGACCGTGCTGCTCGCCGACGGGAACGTCGGCATCGGTGGCGACCCGGTCGCGCTGTTCCGCCGCGTCGCGACCCTGCTGG encodes:
- a CDS encoding DUF2064 domain-containing protein is translated as MQIVVLAKRPAPGRVKTRLTPPFTPDQAAALAAASLTDTLDAVGAAPVAARALAFDEDPDGWLRPGYDLVEQVAGGLGDRLAGAVRDAYALCGLPLLLVGMDTPQLTPRLLAAAARRLLVTGVDAVLGPATDGGYWAIGFRTPRDHAFAGVPMSTPATYRAQRRRLWTLGLRVDELHPLTDVDDVATARGVAASSPHTRFARLLADLDPAEEGAA
- a CDS encoding SAM-dependent methyltransferase, which gives rise to MIGGLYEETLHGRRDVHVEYACGEARPFTVDEWLALRPGDESLLARCVGPTLDVGCGPGRFVTELAARGQVALGIDVTPAAVGLTARAGGSVLLRDVFDPVPGTGRWQTVLLADGNVGIGGDPVALFRRVATLLAATGRVLVDADSPGTGLRTLRARLRAGTTRSEWFDWATVGVDALAATAEPAGLAIAETWAEEGRWLAALVRP